From Rubrivirga sp. SAORIC476, a single genomic window includes:
- a CDS encoding DUF3240 family protein: MQTVTLRLVTIVTERSLRDRIIDAIHDLGASGHTLSDIHGEGSRGVRVARGGPSVKIETIVTEAVAERIATHVEDRYFAHYSVILYLQNVEVLRGSKYAPQNEGV, encoded by the coding sequence ATGCAGACCGTCACCCTCCGCCTCGTCACCATCGTCACCGAGCGCAGCCTGCGCGACCGGATCATCGACGCCATCCACGACCTCGGCGCGTCCGGGCACACGCTCTCGGACATCCACGGCGAGGGGTCTCGGGGCGTCCGCGTGGCGCGCGGCGGGCCGAGTGTCAAGATCGAGACCATCGTGACGGAGGCAGTCGCCGAGCGGATCGCGACGCACGTCGAGGACCGGTATTTCGCTCACTACTCGGTGATCCTCTATCTCCAGAACGTGGAGGTGCTGCGCGGCAGCAAGTACGCGCCCCAGAACGAGGGAGTCTGA
- a CDS encoding sodium-dependent bicarbonate transport family permease — MPMIEILLASLLSPVVLAFVLGALAVAIKSDLEIPEPLYQALSIYLLLAIGLKGGVALSKTPLVEVAGPVLGTFALGVLTPLIAYNVLRRLGRIDRTNAAALAAHYGSVSAVTFIAAQSVAAYAGTPSEGFMPALVAVLEVPAIIVGLMIAYARGERAGSWKEALREVATGRSIVLLVGGMAIGWIAGEQGTAKVAPFFVSGFQGALVLFLLDMGMTAARRLRDLRAVGPFLVAFGILMPIVHGALGVFVGHEVGLSVGGAAVLGAMVSSASYIAAPAAIRVGLPEANPAYYLTASLGITFPFNLTLGIPIYLAMAQWLG; from the coding sequence TTGCCGATGATCGAGATCCTGCTCGCCAGCCTGCTGTCCCCGGTCGTGCTGGCCTTCGTGCTGGGGGCGCTGGCGGTCGCCATCAAGAGCGATCTGGAGATCCCAGAGCCACTGTACCAGGCGCTCTCGATATACCTCCTCCTCGCGATCGGGCTGAAGGGCGGGGTGGCGCTCAGCAAGACCCCCCTGGTCGAGGTCGCCGGGCCAGTGTTGGGCACGTTCGCCCTCGGCGTGTTGACCCCGCTGATCGCGTACAACGTGCTCCGGCGGCTGGGACGGATCGACCGGACGAACGCGGCGGCGCTGGCGGCTCACTACGGCTCGGTCTCGGCCGTGACGTTCATCGCGGCGCAGTCGGTGGCCGCCTACGCCGGGACGCCGTCGGAGGGCTTCATGCCTGCGCTGGTGGCCGTCCTCGAAGTGCCCGCGATCATCGTCGGGCTGATGATCGCGTACGCGCGCGGCGAGCGGGCGGGCTCGTGGAAGGAGGCGCTCCGCGAAGTGGCGACGGGCCGCAGCATCGTCCTCCTGGTGGGCGGGATGGCCATCGGGTGGATCGCGGGCGAGCAAGGGACGGCCAAGGTGGCGCCGTTCTTCGTGTCGGGCTTCCAGGGCGCGCTGGTGCTCTTCCTGCTGGACATGGGGATGACCGCTGCGCGGCGGCTCCGCGACCTGCGGGCCGTCGGACCGTTCCTCGTCGCTTTCGGCATCCTGATGCCGATCGTCCACGGCGCCCTCGGCGTGTTCGTGGGGCACGAGGTCGGGCTGTCCGTCGGGGGCGCGGCCGTGCTCGGCGCGATGGTCTCCAGCGCATCCTACATCGCAGCCCCGGCGGCCATCCGGGTCGGGCTCCCGGAGGCCAATCCGGCGTACTACCTGACGGCCTCGCTCGGCATCACCTTCCCCTTCAACCTGACGCTCGGCATCCCGATCTACCTCGCGATGGCCCAGTGGCTCGGCTAG